A DNA window from Akkermansiaceae bacterium contains the following coding sequences:
- a CDS encoding DUF4091 domain-containing protein: MIPGKILPALLLSVAWPHHAHAQEEISGPEKLANGTFDEAGQGDEVPFSGWAGRASQGGEYTFSLAEGKTGKAAKISGTKAGRAHLCYNGGFPAKAGEVLRIRFWAKTDNLKGGIFANLEGEPDNNGWHKINIGSSTDWQQYETRVTVPKGANGQEEPKIGLWFYHFGTGDFYLDEVSATIVTPDDGKRAQREVAEIRAWGDAYGTDGGVKAAIDQLIAGAGEVTTLAKVREIRGKAYDIISRHQGAEGGFAVGITTGLAQVFLDEDYHGGFGKSLNIALARNESEGAQLAVISTGTELKGAAVTLDGDLVSATGKIPASKVKIDLVGFVDTTEGKRPYQSTKLGWWPDPLLPNGAFDVKAGEVQPLLVTVTTDATTAPGLYAGGLTIASGGKKISLPMKVRVHPFTLPVKSTLTTLVLGSGEENVSKFYGADPGGKFADRMVLEASKLRMPPGGLLNGWGWKTPGVPKKSGGGYDFAKLDRWIDIMKPYVTRFPIVTVPRFRKFGGGEYDDAFKRDLDDFLRAYARHLKEKGIYDAAVFYNLDEASNHESLREWDVCKEMYDLSKKALPDMPVMQCLNEFKGVQALSGHADIWDLYNGQYEQAGGPEQLASGHEITLSVCMWPSERPNIFVEYPLVDARILPWICYREGAKGFEYWDLCQTWPANAGNLDWWKAGGTRTTWKLVKNHGDGLLLYPGPDGTPLSSLRMEALRDGLEDHDYLALLEKRGGPKAEALLKEAKEVLVTGVTTYDTDPAKLLNLRERISAVLSAR, encoded by the coding sequence ATGATCCCCGGAAAAATTCTGCCCGCCCTGCTGCTCTCCGTCGCATGGCCCCACCACGCCCACGCCCAGGAGGAAATCAGCGGCCCCGAAAAACTCGCCAACGGCACCTTTGACGAAGCGGGGCAGGGGGATGAGGTCCCATTTTCCGGCTGGGCCGGACGCGCCAGCCAAGGCGGCGAATACACCTTCTCACTCGCCGAAGGAAAGACTGGCAAGGCCGCGAAAATCTCCGGCACAAAGGCGGGCCGCGCCCACCTCTGCTACAACGGCGGCTTTCCCGCGAAGGCAGGCGAGGTCCTGCGCATCCGCTTCTGGGCGAAGACCGACAACCTGAAGGGCGGCATCTTCGCCAACCTCGAGGGCGAGCCGGACAACAACGGCTGGCACAAGATCAACATCGGCTCCTCCACCGACTGGCAGCAGTACGAAACCCGCGTCACCGTGCCAAAGGGTGCCAATGGACAGGAGGAGCCGAAGATCGGCCTCTGGTTCTACCACTTCGGCACCGGCGACTTCTACCTGGATGAGGTCAGCGCCACCATCGTCACGCCGGATGACGGAAAGCGCGCCCAGCGGGAGGTTGCGGAGATCCGCGCCTGGGGTGACGCCTACGGCACCGACGGCGGGGTGAAGGCCGCCATCGACCAGCTCATCGCCGGGGCGGGGGAGGTGACCACGCTTGCCAAGGTGCGGGAGATCCGCGGAAAGGCATACGACATCATCAGCCGCCACCAGGGCGCGGAGGGCGGCTTCGCCGTCGGCATCACCACCGGCCTCGCGCAGGTCTTCCTGGATGAGGACTACCACGGCGGCTTCGGGAAATCCCTGAACATCGCCCTCGCCCGCAACGAGAGCGAGGGAGCGCAGCTCGCCGTCATTTCCACCGGCACGGAACTGAAAGGCGCAGCCGTCACGCTGGATGGCGACCTCGTTTCCGCCACCGGGAAAATCCCCGCGTCGAAGGTGAAGATCGACCTCGTCGGCTTCGTGGACACCACCGAGGGCAAGCGGCCCTACCAGTCCACCAAGCTCGGCTGGTGGCCGGACCCGCTGCTGCCGAACGGAGCGTTCGATGTGAAGGCGGGGGAGGTCCAGCCGCTGCTCGTCACCGTCACCACGGACGCCACCACCGCACCCGGCCTGTATGCCGGCGGCCTCACCATCGCCAGTGGCGGGAAGAAAATTTCCCTGCCCATGAAGGTGCGCGTCCATCCGTTCACCCTGCCGGTGAAAAGCACGCTCACCACCCTCGTCCTCGGCAGCGGCGAGGAAAACGTCAGCAAGTTCTACGGCGCGGACCCCGGCGGGAAATTCGCCGACCGCATGGTGCTGGAGGCTTCCAAGCTGCGCATGCCACCCGGCGGCCTGCTCAACGGCTGGGGGTGGAAGACCCCCGGCGTGCCGAAGAAATCCGGCGGCGGCTATGACTTCGCGAAGCTCGACCGCTGGATCGACATCATGAAGCCCTACGTCACCCGCTTCCCCATCGTCACCGTCCCGCGCTTCCGGAAGTTCGGCGGCGGCGAGTATGATGACGCCTTCAAGCGCGACCTCGATGATTTCCTCAGAGCCTACGCCCGCCACCTGAAGGAAAAGGGCATCTATGACGCCGCCGTCTTCTACAACCTGGACGAGGCGTCCAACCACGAGAGCCTGCGCGAGTGGGATGTCTGCAAGGAGATGTACGACCTGTCCAAGAAAGCCCTCCCCGACATGCCCGTCATGCAGTGCCTCAACGAATTCAAGGGCGTGCAGGCCCTCTCCGGCCACGCCGACATCTGGGATCTCTATAACGGCCAGTATGAACAGGCCGGCGGACCGGAGCAGCTCGCCAGCGGCCATGAGATCACCCTTTCCGTCTGCATGTGGCCCAGCGAGCGGCCCAACATCTTCGTCGAGTATCCGCTGGTGGACGCGCGCATCCTGCCGTGGATCTGCTACCGCGAAGGCGCGAAGGGCTTCGAGTACTGGGACCTCTGCCAGACCTGGCCCGCCAACGCCGGGAACCTGGACTGGTGGAAAGCAGGCGGCACCCGCACCACGTGGAAGCTGGTGAAAAACCACGGCGACGGACTCCTCCTTTACCCCGGCCCGGACGGCACACCGCTCAGCAGCCTGCGCAT
- a CDS encoding PEP-CTERM sorting domain-containing protein (PEP-CTERM proteins occur, often in large numbers, in the proteomes of bacteria that also encode an exosortase, a predicted intramembrane cysteine proteinase. The presence of a PEP-CTERM domain at a protein's C-terminus predicts cleavage within the sorting domain, followed by covalent anchoring to some some component of the (usually Gram-negative) cell surface. Many PEP-CTERM proteins exhibit an unusual sequence composition that includes large numbers of potential glycosylation sites. Expression of one such protein has been shown restore the ability of a bacterium to form floc, a type of biofilm.), whose amino-acid sequence MKLPATAAFRSFLILSAILMAGHAAAATLAVNWGGDYGTGNAFEPNGFTGGQPGQLSPSSNYSGTSSVFYGDARSFIGGIYQGTSTTLGMVVNNGSLDRIELKGSDAFTPDPQNNTGFLLLWKQQDFLNGMHTGEVGFDATSSVRLNITTYAGQTADSGRLVLRAGGQYYISSRIYTATGDQTTANITALSFFSYNPAADMNVNGDGTPAAIASGGVIPGVTEVGFYFESAGNSNAVRIQDFEVSLVTVPEPSAAAALAGLLPSLLLIRRRQGFRWQGPHSMRSGGVEPLPSSGPILPQDAFISSAWNVVIHAASRDFILRPQPDRMECGPCLPARRRNA is encoded by the coding sequence ATGAAACTCCCCGCCACCGCCGCATTCCGGTCTTTCCTCATCCTCTCCGCCATCCTCATGGCGGGGCACGCGGCCGCCGCCACGCTCGCCGTCAACTGGGGCGGCGACTACGGCACCGGCAACGCCTTCGAGCCGAACGGCTTCACCGGCGGCCAGCCCGGCCAGCTCAGTCCCTCCTCCAACTACTCCGGCACCAGCTCCGTCTTCTACGGTGACGCCCGCTCCTTCATCGGCGGCATCTACCAGGGAACCAGTACCACCCTCGGCATGGTCGTGAACAACGGCAGCCTCGACCGCATCGAGCTGAAAGGCTCCGACGCCTTCACCCCGGACCCGCAGAACAACACCGGCTTCCTCCTCCTGTGGAAGCAGCAGGACTTCCTCAACGGCATGCACACCGGCGAGGTCGGCTTTGACGCCACCTCGTCCGTCCGGCTCAACATCACCACCTACGCCGGGCAGACCGCCGACAGCGGCCGCCTGGTCCTGCGTGCGGGCGGGCAGTACTACATTTCCTCCCGCATCTACACCGCCACCGGGGACCAGACCACGGCCAACATCACGGCCCTGAGCTTCTTTTCCTACAACCCCGCCGCAGACATGAATGTCAACGGCGACGGAACCCCGGCCGCCATCGCCTCCGGAGGCGTCATCCCCGGCGTCACCGAGGTCGGCTTCTACTTCGAGTCCGCGGGCAACAGCAACGCCGTCCGCATCCAGGACTTCGAGGTCAGCCTCGTCACCGTGCCGGAGCCATCCGCCGCCGCCGCGCTGGCCGGTCTGCTGCCATCACTCCTCCTCATCCGCCGCCGCCAGGGCTTTCGTTGGCAGGGACCGCATTCCATGCGGTCAGGCGGGGTAGAGCCACTGCCATCCTCCGGTCCCATCCTGCCGCAAGACGCCTTCATATCATCTGCATGGAACGTCGTGATCCATGCGGCATCGCGGGATTTCATCCTCCGTCCCCAACCGGACCGCATGGAATGCGGTCCCTGCCTTCCGGCCCGCCGCCGCAACGCCTGA